From a region of the Gossypium raimondii isolate GPD5lz chromosome 10, ASM2569854v1, whole genome shotgun sequence genome:
- the LOC105777460 gene encoding DNA-damage-repair/toleration protein DRT111, chloroplastic: MLGGLYGDLPPPSDEDNQPSSNATVWSSSTKMAPPTLRKPFSGFAPPQTIIRSQNKPKNPIPKTTTSSSVSISVSPSPVAVAPDGMVQHQPALVGVTSSVIEEYDPARPNDYEEYRRERKRKAMEEEMRRELERRRREEEEREREREERERERERDFNDSRLNISGEEAWRRRAAMSGGVPRSPSPPPGKAEGFTIGKSETSGLGVGAGGQMTAAQRMMAKMGWKEGQGLGKQEQGITTPLMAKKTDRRAGVIVNASETSKPDKKVKSVSFNGPPTRVLLLRNMVGPGEVDDELEDEVGSECAKYGTVTRVLIFEITEPNFPADEAVRIFIQFERSEETTKALIDLDGRFFGGRVVKASFYDEERFGKNELAPMPGEIPGFS, encoded by the exons ATGCTTGGTGGTTTGTACGGAGATCTACCGCCGCCGTCCGATGAGGATAACCAACCAAGCAGTAACGCCACGGTATGGTCAAGCAGTACAAAGATGGCTCCTCCCACTCTCCGCAAGCCTTTCTCCGGCTTTGCTCCGCCGCAGACTATCATCAGATCCCAAAACAAACCCAAAAACCCTATTCCCAAAACAACAACCTCTTCTTCCGTTTCCATCTCCGTGTCGCCTTCCCCCGTGGCGGTTGCACCCGACGGAATGGTGCAACATCAGCCTGCACTTGTGGGCGTCACTTCCAGTGTAATCGAAGAGTATGACCCAGCCAGGCCCAATGATTACGAGGAATACCGGAGGGAGAGGAAGAGGAAAGCTATGGAAGAGGAGATGAGGAGGGAATTGGAGAGAAGGCGGAGGGAAGAAGAGGAAAGGGAGAGGGAAAGAGAAGAGagggaaagagagagagaaagagatttcaatgaTTCCAGGCTGAATATTTCAGGCGAGGAAGCTTGGAGAAGGCGTGCTGCTATGAGCGGTGGGGTTCCAAGGTCCCCATCTCCGCCGCCGGGAAAAGCCGAGGGTTTCACCATTGGGAAGTCGGAGACAAGTGGACTAGGAGTTGGGGCAGGTGGGCAGATGACTGCTGCCCAAAGAATGATGGCCAAAATGGGGTGGAAAGAAGGTCAGGGTCTTGGAAAACAGGAGCAAGGGATTACTACACCATTGATGGCCAAGAAGACTGATAGGAGAGCTGGTGTAATTGTGAACGCCAGTGAGACTTCTAAACCTGATAAGAAGGTTAAGAGTGTTAGCTTCAATGGCCCCCCTACTCGTGTTTTGCTGCTTAGAAACATG GTTGGTCCTGGTGAGGTAGACGATGAATTAGAAGATGAGGTTGGATCCGAGTGTGCAAAATATGGAACTGTTACCCGAGTTCTGATATTTGAGATAACAGAGCCAAATTTCCCAGCCGATGAAGCCGTCAGAATCTTTATTCAATTCGAGAGATCAGAGGAAACAACTAAAGCATTAATTGACCTCGATGGACGGTTTTTTGGGGGGAGGGTCGTTAAAGCCTCATTTTATGATGAAGAGAGGTTTGGTAAGAATGAGTTGGCTCCGATGCCGGGGGAAATTCCGGGATTTTCTTGA
- the LOC105776665 gene encoding uncharacterized protein LOC105776665: MFWRMTGYSSTSPIDAILDKDNFTLEELLDEDEIIQECKSLNGKLINFLREKAQVEQLIQYIVVEPPENADKKQIYKFPSIACEIFTCEVDIILKTLVEDEGLMNLLFSFLNSNHSHGTQLAGYFSRIVICLLLRKTSAFMQYIKGHQEIVEMLIDLIGITSIMEVLIRLIGADEHMYASYMESMQWIEETNVLEMIVDKFSSSDSAEVHANAAETLCAITRFAPPGLAAKITSPNFIGRLFRHALEDSRPKSVLVNSLTVCISLLDPKRLTLGVYHTYNRQISQGSTISANPKTVEGMLENLGNLLKLLDVSSSESTLLTTYGKLQPPLGKHRLKIVEFISVLLMVGSETAEKELIRLSAMQRILNLFFEYPYNNFLHHHVENIILSCLESKNVPLIANLLWDCNLLGKILEAEKNCMLGSDPNMPTVSADGRPSPKIGNIGHLTRISNKLVQLGNSNRDIQAYLQENSEWIDWQKNVLSKRNSIENVYQWACGRPTTLQDRTRDSDDDYQDRDYDVTALASNLSQAFRYGIYSNDDTDEVHGSLERDDEDVYFDDESAEVVISSLRLGDDQESGSLFTNSNWFAFEDDRGSNDNPTGALPSASPNTEGAGVINGDGEDDKEVVGKGDDLDDTATSSQVPDVKSEVNSANLSEDSKEAAPNANDEPPTWVEWRETSDGIKASGFAESAIVRNGEVQVKLEEKGSDTDHNPERTAEPSPSSSSDNASEATLEPSAKSTNTNLGYPPEPSVSGDGNANPLVTNDDETASGIGSASEITKDVKDTATEK, translated from the exons ATGTTTTGGCGTATGACTGGATATTCATCTACTTCTCCT ATTGATGCAATTTTAGACAAGGACAATTTTACATTGGAGGAGCTTCTTGACGAGGATGAAATTATTCAGGAATGCAAATCCCTCAATGGGAAGCTTATAAACTT CTTGCGGGAGAAGGCTCAGGTTGAACAACTTATTCAATATATTGTGGTAGAACCTCCAGAGAATGCTGATAAGAAGCAAATTTACAA GTTTCCTTCTATTGCATGTGAGATTTTTACGTGTGAGGTTGATATCATACTAAAAACACTAGTAGAAGATGAGGGA TTAatgaatttgttattttccttCTTGAATTCGAATCACTCTCATGGCACACAACTGGCAGGGTACTTCAGCAGG ATTGTCATATGTCTGCTGTTGCGGAAGACATCAGCGTTCATGCAGTATATTAAG GGACATCAGGAAATTGTTGAGATGCTAATTGACCTGATTGGCATAACTTCCATAATGGAG GTTTTAATACGTCTAATTGGTGCTGACGAGCATATGTATGCTAGCTACATGGAGTCAATGCAATGGATAGAGGAAACAAATGTGTTGGAGATGATTGTGGACAAGTTTAGCTCTTCT GATTCTGCTGAGGTGCATGCCAATGCTGCTGAAACCTTATGTGCAATAACACGATTTGCTCCTCCTGGTCTTGCTGCcaaaattacaagcccaaa TTTCATTGGAAGATTATTTCGTCATGCTTTGGAAGACTCAAGACCCAAATCTGTTCTGGTCAATTCCTTGACTGTTTGCATATCTTTGTTAGATCCCAAGAGGCTAACATTGGGTGTGTATCACACATACAACCGCCAAATCTCTCAAGGATCAACGATATCTGCTAACCCTAAGACAGTTGAAGGCATGCTGGAGAATTTAG GTAATTTACTGAAGCTTTTGGATGTTTCGTCTTCAGAGTCAACCTTATTAACAACGTATGGAAAATTACAGCCACCACTTGGGAAACATCGTTTGAAG ATTGTAGAGTTTATTTCAGTCTTGCTGATGGTTGGTAGTGAAACTGCTGAAAAGGAATTGATTCGATTGAGTGCCATGCAGAGGATTCTGAACTTGTTCTTTGA GTATCCGTACAACAATTTCTTGCATCATCATGTGGAGAACATAATATTGTCTTGTTTAGAGAGCAAAAATGTTCCTCTTATTGCAAATCTCCTTTGGGACTGTAATCTTTTGGGAAAAATACTTGAAGCAGAAAAGAATTGCATGTTAGGTTCTGATCCAAATATG CCAACAGTTAGTGCTGATGGTAGACCATCACCGAAGATAGGGAATATTGGACACTTAACACGTATATCTAACAAACTTGTTCAGCTTGGAAATAGCAACAGGGACATTCAGGCATATCTGCAG GAAAACAGTGAATGGATTGATTGGCAGAAGAATGTTCTATCAAAGCGTAATTCTATAGAAAATGTTTACCAGTGGGCTTGTGG GAGGCCAACCACATTACAAGACAGGACTAGAGATAGTGATGATGATTACCAAGATAGGGATTATGATGTTACAGCCTTGGCAAGTAACTTAAGCCAGGCATTTCGATATGGCATTTATAGTAATGATGATACAGATGAG GTACATGGCTCACTTGAACGAGATGATGAG GATGTTTACTTTGATGACGAATCTGCGGAGGTTGTAATATCTTCTTTACGCCTAGGTGATGATCAAGAAAG TGGCTCTCTTTTTACGAATTCCAACTGGTTTGCTTTTGAAGATGACAGAGGTTCCAATGACAATCCAACTGGTGCTCTGCCTTCTGCATCACCTAATACTGAGGGAGCTGGTGTCATCAACGGCGATGGTGAAGATGATAAGGAGGTTGTCGGCAAAGGCGATGACTTAGACGATACAGCAACATCTTCTCAGGTACCTGATGTAAAATCAGAAGTTAACTCTGCCAATCTGTCTGAAGACTCTAAAGAAGCCGCACCCAATGCAAATGATGAACCACCTACGTGGGTCGAATGGAGAGAAACCTCTGATGGCATCAAAGCATCTGGTTTTGCTGAATCTGCCATTGTCCGAAACGGTGAAGTACAAGtgaaattagaagaaaaaggaagtgaTACTGATCATAACCCAGAACGTACTGCCGAACCCTCTCCATCATCATCCTCAGACAATGCAAGTGAAGCCACCTTGGAGCCATCTGCGAAATCAACAAATACAAACCTTGGTTATCCCCCTGAGCCATCAGTTTCTGGCGATGGCAATGCAAATCCACTTGTTACCAATGATGATGAAACAGCTTCAGGAATAGGGTCTGCCTCTGAAATTACCAAAGATGTCAAAGATACGGCCACCGAAAAGTAG